The region CTCATGAAAATTATGATGCTGTTGTaagtgctgctgctgctgctgctgttgttgttgttgttgttgatgatgatgatgattaatgttattgttttgaaCTGAATTATTCTGTGTAAAATAACAACTAAATTGAGCACTATTTATGAACTCCTcaagctttttctttttttcataaacttttTGGTACTGTCCATAAGCCCCAAGCACTGAATCCACCATCCTGCACTCAGCTTCCCAAATCAAAGCTTCGACGGTCCGGTGCCGATCTTCCGGGTTACTGATTTCTTTTATCATCTTTGTGATGTTACTGACTCCAAAAACCTTCTGCACTGCATTGAATTGCTTGGCTTTTTCTGCAGGAAAGTATGGTGCAAGTGTGCAATCCTTTGAGCATCTTTTTCTCTGGTGCTTGCATGAAGCACATGCAGTTCCTCCGTTTTTCTGCATTGTAATCTAAATTTAACTGCAGTAATTAGTAATTAGTAAAAAGAATTGAAGAGAGGAAAAAGAATTAAGGGAgtgtaatatatattaattagaagAACAAAGTTGAAATGAAGGATTGGAATTAAGTACCTGGGATTAGTGTTTAGTATTTGAATGTAATTATATTGGTtagaaaaagaacacaaaaagaTGGCCAGGGGGGAAAGAACTGGTgaagatttagggtttttttaggTAACTCACAGGAAGAGATTGATCAAAGAACTCTACTGATAATGAGttgaaaattgatataaatagatatataataatctagttttaaagaatatatatatgtatatatttatatgcaaagttaatcctaatttttttttgggggtaGGATAAAAGTTATATTTGAATAGTTTAATTTACAACTTAAATTTTTCacctgatttttttatttatataatctttTTGATGAAAGAAAAGAGTATCATTTATTTTCACAGATTACAAAACTCATTGGTTTTCTtggattgattgatttatttatttaatgaaaggcTCCTCTTAAATTTACAATGCATGGgagtatatgtgtgtatttagaTTGATCTTTGAGGTTTGGAATTTTGTAATTAAGtatatctaaaattaaaaaaaaatcactttaagGGTTAAATTTACATGTATATTAGTAGGATGAAAATCCCATTATCTTTTTACCTAATAGTTTTAATTTTGCAATGATTTAATAAGATATGATcatattattgataaaattgCTTATATGCtccatgaaattttttatttactgatatatttttataaaattatactaTCTTCTTATATGAAGACTTTCACATGTTCATATGTGTTaatgattaaattttaattaattaagttatatacaaatagataataataattttaaaatatataagaaaatgcATGGATTGAATAGCCATCATCAACAT is a window of Dioscorea cayenensis subsp. rotundata cultivar TDr96_F1 chromosome 5, TDr96_F1_v2_PseudoChromosome.rev07_lg8_w22 25.fasta, whole genome shotgun sequence DNA encoding:
- the LOC120259957 gene encoding LOB domain-containing protein 2-like gives rise to the protein MQKNGGTACASCKHQRKRCSKDCTLAPYFPAEKAKQFNAVQKVFGVSNITKMIKEISNPEDRHRTVEALIWEAECRMVDSVLGAYGQYQKVYEKKKKLEEFINSAQFSCYFTQNNSVQNNNINHHHHQQQQQQQQQQQQHLQQHHNFHENNVSLVPMCLDNNTAVNYQLHCYGRSSGQSQTQALQCPVSTGRSFINGSNGRGGYNMHHHQYVDGQGHSNYSHQQGSNQGT